The proteins below come from a single Pseudomonas chlororaphis genomic window:
- a CDS encoding MFS transporter codes for MTTAPSSTATPAQPARPLTRNDYKTLSLSALGGALEFYDFIIFVFFATVVGKLFFPAEMPEWLRMMQTFGIFAAGYLARPLGGIIMAHFGDLLGRKKMFTLSIFMMAVPTLIMGLLPTYAQIGMWAPILLLLMRVIQGAAIGGEVPGAWVFVSEHVPARHIGYACGTLTSGLTAGILLGSLVATAINSLYTPVEVADYAWRIPFLLGGVFGLFSVYLRRWLHETPVFAELQLRKALAEEVPLRAVLRDHRGAIVVSMLLTWLLSAAIVVLILMTPTVLQTVYHFAPTTALQSNSVAIVMLTIGCILAGALADRFGAGRVFVFGCAALLASSWTFYHSLAEHPDWLFPLYALTGLLVGTIGAVPYVMVKAFPPVVRFSGLSFSYNVAYAIFGGLTPMVVSLLLKENPMGPAYYVAVLCGLGMVVGAYLWKKGR; via the coding sequence ATGACCACTGCGCCTTCGAGCACGGCGACGCCCGCACAACCCGCACGTCCACTGACTCGCAACGATTACAAGACTTTGTCGCTATCTGCCCTGGGCGGTGCGCTGGAGTTCTACGATTTCATCATTTTCGTGTTCTTTGCCACCGTGGTCGGCAAATTGTTCTTCCCTGCCGAAATGCCCGAGTGGCTGCGCATGATGCAGACCTTCGGCATCTTTGCCGCCGGCTACCTGGCCCGGCCGCTGGGCGGGATCATCATGGCTCACTTCGGCGACCTGCTGGGGCGCAAGAAAATGTTCACCCTGAGCATTTTCATGATGGCCGTGCCGACCCTGATCATGGGCCTGCTGCCGACCTACGCGCAGATCGGCATGTGGGCGCCGATCCTGCTGTTGCTGATGCGCGTGATCCAGGGTGCAGCCATTGGCGGCGAAGTGCCAGGCGCCTGGGTGTTCGTATCCGAACACGTGCCGGCGCGCCATATCGGCTATGCCTGCGGCACCCTGACCTCCGGCTTGACGGCAGGCATCCTGCTGGGTTCGCTGGTCGCTACCGCGATCAACAGCCTTTATACGCCCGTGGAAGTGGCCGATTACGCCTGGCGGATTCCGTTCCTGCTGGGTGGCGTGTTCGGGCTGTTCTCGGTGTACCTGCGCCGCTGGCTGCACGAAACCCCGGTGTTCGCCGAGTTGCAGTTGCGCAAGGCCCTGGCCGAGGAAGTGCCGCTGCGCGCGGTGCTGCGCGACCATCGCGGCGCCATTGTCGTGTCGATGCTGCTGACCTGGTTGTTGTCCGCCGCCATCGTGGTGCTGATCCTGATGACCCCGACCGTGCTGCAGACGGTCTACCACTTCGCACCGACCACCGCGTTGCAGTCCAACAGCGTGGCGATTGTGATGCTGACCATTGGTTGCATCCTGGCCGGCGCCCTGGCGGATCGCTTCGGCGCGGGCCGTGTCTTTGTGTTCGGCTGCGCCGCCTTGCTGGCCAGCTCCTGGACCTTCTACCACAGCCTGGCCGAGCACCCTGACTGGCTGTTCCCGCTGTACGCCCTGACCGGGCTGCTGGTGGGCACCATCGGCGCGGTTCCCTACGTCATGGTCAAGGCGTTTCCGCCGGTGGTGCGCTTCAGTGGCCTGTCGTTTTCCTACAACGTGGCCTACGCCATTTTCGGTGGCTTGACCCCGATGGTCGTCAGCCTGCTGCTCAAGGAAAACCCGATGGGGCCGGCTTACTATGTGGCGGTGTTGTGTGGGCTGGGGATGGTGGTGGGGGCCTATCTCTGGAAGAAGGGGCGCTAG
- a CDS encoding long-chain acyl-CoA thioester hydrolase, which produces MIELEQEDPIPQGDLALQITALPRETNGFGDIFGGWLVSQMDLAGTAMASKVAGGRVATVAIDRMAFLVPVAVGAQLSFYTQALEIGRSSIQMMVEVWSDDPLSSEWRKVTEAVFVFVAIDGSGRTRSVPPRAR; this is translated from the coding sequence ATGATAGAGCTCGAACAAGAAGATCCAATCCCGCAAGGCGACCTGGCCCTGCAAATCACCGCGCTTCCGCGCGAGACCAACGGCTTTGGCGATATTTTCGGCGGCTGGCTGGTGTCCCAGATGGACCTGGCCGGCACCGCCATGGCCAGCAAGGTCGCCGGCGGCCGCGTGGCGACCGTGGCGATCGATCGCATGGCCTTCCTGGTGCCCGTGGCCGTGGGCGCACAGCTGTCGTTCTATACCCAGGCGCTGGAAATCGGCCGTAGCTCCATCCAGATGATGGTTGAGGTCTGGAGCGACGATCCGCTGTCCAGCGAGTGGCGTAAAGTGACCGAGGCGGTGTTCGTCTTCGTCGCCATCGACGGCAGTGGACGCACCCGCTCGGTACCGCCACGCGCGCGTTAA